From Diaminobutyricibacter sp. McL0608, one genomic window encodes:
- a CDS encoding class II fructose-bisphosphate aldolase, translating into MPLVPTRELVLAAAARRTGIGAFNVIHLETAEALVSGAEQAHAPVILQISQNCVAYHGGLEPIARAVLSAAHRSSAHVAVHLDHAEDEDLARQAIDLGFGSVMFDGSTLDYEANVEATVGVVEYAHANDAFVEAELGAIGGKGTAHAPGVRTDPREARRFVDETGVDALAVAVGSSHAMTRRTAALDLDLIAAIHAAAHVPLVLHGSSGVPDETIVEAIRAGMTKINVSTHLNGFFTNAVRAYLAAHPEAVDSRRYVGAGREALAAEAARLITVFSSGPRAGAPEGVTA; encoded by the coding sequence ATGCCACTCGTTCCGACCAGGGAGCTCGTCCTCGCAGCCGCCGCGCGACGGACGGGCATCGGCGCCTTCAATGTGATCCATCTGGAAACGGCGGAGGCGCTCGTCAGCGGTGCCGAGCAGGCGCATGCACCGGTCATCCTCCAGATCTCGCAGAACTGCGTGGCCTATCACGGTGGTCTCGAGCCGATCGCGCGAGCTGTGCTGTCCGCGGCGCATCGCTCGTCGGCCCACGTCGCTGTCCATCTCGACCACGCCGAGGACGAAGACCTGGCCCGCCAGGCCATCGACCTCGGCTTCGGTTCGGTCATGTTCGACGGATCGACCCTCGACTACGAGGCGAACGTGGAGGCGACCGTCGGGGTCGTCGAATACGCGCACGCGAACGACGCGTTCGTCGAAGCCGAGCTCGGCGCGATCGGCGGCAAGGGCACCGCACATGCTCCCGGCGTGCGCACGGACCCGCGCGAGGCCCGAAGGTTCGTGGACGAGACCGGGGTCGACGCACTGGCCGTCGCTGTCGGCTCGTCGCACGCGATGACGCGGCGCACAGCTGCACTCGACCTCGACCTGATCGCCGCGATCCATGCCGCCGCGCATGTTCCCCTCGTGTTGCACGGCTCGTCCGGCGTTCCGGATGAGACGATCGTCGAGGCGATCCGTGCCGGTATGACCAAGATCAACGTCTCCACCCACCTCAACGGGTTCTTCACCAACGCGGTACGCGCTTACCTGGCCGCGCATCCCGAAGCGGTCGACTCGCGCCGTTACGTCGGCGCGGGCCGCGAGGCGCTGGCGGCCGAAGCGGCGCGCCTGATCACTGTGTTCTCCTCCGGTCCCCGTGCCGGAGCACCCGAGGGAGTCACCGCATGA
- a CDS encoding DeoR/GlpR family DNA-binding transcription regulator, translating into MNRAERLNAVLDLLAETGQVEVDDIITKLDVSAATARRDLDTLASQQLLTRTRGGAIGQSVAYDLPIRYKREQHAPEKLRIALAASALVPRGAVVGLCGGTTSTAVASVLAARADLMEPSPHPNLTVVTNAINIAAQLVMRPQIKTVVTGGVVHARSYELVGPYSDVVLEKITMDIAFIGVNGIDPIVGATVHDEGEASVNSLMAKRATRAVIVADSSKIGRTAFATLSGPRVLSTLITDSGITDEQRAAFAEHGIEVIVA; encoded by the coding sequence ATGAACAGGGCCGAGCGGCTGAACGCCGTGCTCGATCTTCTCGCCGAGACCGGACAGGTCGAGGTCGACGACATCATCACCAAGCTCGACGTCTCGGCCGCGACCGCTCGACGCGACCTGGACACGCTGGCGAGCCAGCAGCTCCTCACCCGCACCCGAGGCGGTGCGATCGGCCAGTCGGTCGCCTACGATCTCCCCATCCGGTACAAACGGGAACAGCACGCCCCGGAGAAGCTGCGGATCGCGCTGGCCGCCAGCGCTCTGGTGCCGCGCGGGGCTGTGGTGGGCCTGTGCGGCGGGACGACGAGCACGGCGGTCGCGAGCGTCCTCGCCGCGCGGGCCGACCTCATGGAGCCGTCGCCGCATCCGAACCTCACCGTGGTCACCAACGCGATCAACATCGCCGCACAGCTCGTCATGCGGCCCCAGATCAAGACCGTCGTCACCGGCGGGGTGGTGCATGCACGGTCGTACGAGCTGGTCGGACCGTACAGCGACGTCGTGCTCGAGAAGATCACGATGGACATCGCGTTCATCGGGGTCAACGGCATCGACCCGATCGTCGGCGCCACCGTGCACGACGAAGGCGAAGCGAGCGTGAACTCGCTGATGGCCAAGCGCGCGACCCGCGCGGTCATCGTCGCGGACTCGAGCAAGATCGGGCGTACCGCCTTCGCCACGCTGAGTGGCCCGCGTGTCCTGAGCACGCTCATCACCGACAGCGGGATCACCGACGAGCAGCGCGCCGCGTTCGCCGAGCACGGCATCGAAGTCATCGTCGCCTGA
- the nagA gene encoding N-acetylglucosamine-6-phosphate deacetylase — protein MGDPILIHSARIVTDGVVTDDGWVHFDGSTISATGSGDSWRSALGGHTADIVDARGAWLTPGFIDIHNHGGAGVSFDDGDEAIRAAMAMHSGHGTTRFVVSLVTAPLAALERRLATVAELARTNPLVLGSHLEGPFLDHGHKGAHDPALLVHADPDSLERVLAAAAGTLRQITLAPELDGGMAAVRRFTDAGVAVAVGHTGADFAQTLAAFDAGASILTHAFNGMDGIHHRAPGPVAAATRTPGVTIEIINDGIHVHPEVVRLTFAGAPGRVALVSDAMAAAGSGDGDYVLGSLAVTVRDGVARLAVGDSIAGSTLTLDAALRRAVAEVGIPVGEAVDALTRIPARAVGRSHDLGRLAAGYAADAVLLDDAFGVLAVWADGRVIRPTTSTSTNDTTRMPM, from the coding sequence ATGGGAGATCCGATCCTCATCCATTCGGCGCGCATCGTCACCGACGGTGTCGTCACCGACGACGGCTGGGTGCATTTCGACGGTTCGACGATCTCCGCGACCGGTTCCGGAGATTCGTGGCGCTCAGCGCTCGGCGGCCACACGGCCGACATCGTCGACGCCCGCGGCGCCTGGCTGACGCCCGGGTTCATCGACATCCACAACCATGGCGGGGCGGGAGTGTCGTTCGATGACGGCGACGAAGCGATCCGCGCGGCCATGGCGATGCACAGCGGTCACGGCACCACGCGATTCGTGGTGTCCCTCGTCACCGCGCCTCTTGCGGCGCTGGAACGCAGGCTCGCGACGGTCGCCGAACTGGCCCGCACAAATCCTCTCGTCCTCGGCAGCCACCTGGAAGGGCCTTTCCTCGATCACGGGCACAAGGGCGCCCACGACCCGGCACTGCTCGTCCACGCGGACCCCGATTCCCTCGAGCGCGTGCTGGCCGCGGCAGCCGGTACATTGCGCCAGATCACCCTCGCCCCCGAGCTCGACGGCGGAATGGCCGCGGTCCGCCGCTTCACGGATGCCGGCGTGGCCGTCGCCGTCGGACACACCGGAGCCGACTTCGCTCAGACCCTGGCAGCGTTCGACGCCGGTGCGAGCATCCTGACGCATGCCTTCAACGGCATGGACGGCATCCACCACCGCGCGCCCGGCCCGGTCGCCGCAGCGACGCGCACCCCGGGCGTCACGATCGAGATCATCAACGACGGCATCCACGTGCATCCGGAGGTCGTGCGTCTCACCTTCGCCGGGGCGCCCGGACGCGTCGCTCTCGTGTCGGATGCGATGGCCGCAGCAGGGTCGGGTGACGGTGACTACGTGCTCGGCTCCCTGGCCGTCACGGTTCGCGACGGCGTCGCACGTCTCGCCGTCGGCGACTCGATCGCAGGCTCCACCCTCACCCTCGACGCCGCGCTGCGCCGTGCGGTCGCCGAGGTCGGCATCCCTGTCGGCGAGGCCGTGGATGCGCTGACCCGGATACCTGCGCGCGCCGTGGGGCGCAGCCACGATCTCGGCAGGCTGGCCGCCGGTTACGCGGCGGACGCGGTGCTTCTCGACGACGCCTTCGGAGTGCTCGCGGTGTGGGCGGACGGGCGGGTCATCCGTCCGACCACCAGCACGAGCACGAACGACACGACCAGGATGCCGATGTAG
- a CDS encoding PfkB family carbohydrate kinase — MFTRLISVGNVVVDILATVPALPAPGGDVVATGPGLSAGGSFNVLAAARRLGLASAYAGAHGSGPFGALVRASLAAEGVDVLLPPVDDEDTGWDVALTDADGERTFITAVGAEARLTREMLESIRVRPSDAVHVSGYGLLREPNRGAIAGWLAGLPASCIVLFDPGPLGDRIDPGIREAVLARADWWSGNEAEARAATSAVDALEAARMLTAGAADRAVGVVVRLGARGCLVALREASGQAVAVQEIPGFEVDAVDTNGAGDAHIGAFLASLASGTAPTAAARRANAAAALAVGARGPATSPTAMNLEGFLAAHPLN; from the coding sequence GTGTTCACGCGCCTTATCAGCGTCGGGAACGTGGTCGTCGACATCCTCGCGACCGTTCCCGCTCTGCCGGCTCCCGGGGGCGACGTGGTCGCGACCGGCCCGGGGCTCAGCGCGGGAGGAAGCTTCAACGTGCTGGCCGCCGCGCGACGGCTGGGACTGGCGAGCGCGTACGCGGGTGCGCACGGATCCGGGCCGTTCGGCGCGTTGGTGCGCGCATCCCTCGCCGCTGAGGGTGTCGACGTACTGCTGCCGCCGGTCGACGACGAGGACACGGGTTGGGATGTGGCACTCACCGACGCGGACGGCGAACGCACGTTCATCACCGCCGTCGGCGCCGAGGCACGGCTCACCCGGGAGATGCTCGAGTCGATCCGGGTGCGGCCGTCGGATGCGGTGCACGTGTCGGGCTACGGACTGCTGAGGGAGCCGAACCGGGGCGCGATCGCCGGCTGGCTCGCCGGTCTGCCCGCGTCATGTATCGTGCTGTTCGACCCGGGACCGCTCGGCGACCGGATCGACCCCGGCATCCGCGAAGCCGTACTGGCGCGGGCCGACTGGTGGAGCGGCAACGAGGCCGAAGCGCGTGCGGCGACAAGCGCGGTGGATGCGCTCGAAGCGGCCAGGATGCTCACGGCCGGCGCCGCGGACCGAGCGGTGGGCGTCGTGGTGCGGCTGGGCGCGCGAGGCTGTCTCGTGGCGCTGCGCGAGGCATCCGGCCAGGCCGTAGCCGTGCAGGAGATCCCGGGATTCGAGGTGGACGCCGTCGACACCAACGGCGCAGGGGATGCGCACATCGGAGCGTTCCTCGCGTCCCTCGCTTCCGGCACTGCGCCCACCGCGGCAGCACGCCGTGCGAACGCCGCCGCCGCGCTCGCCGTAGGAGCCAGGGGCCCGGCCACCTCGCCGACTGCGATGAATCTCGAAGGGTTCCTGGCGGCCCATCCGCTAAACTAG
- a CDS encoding ADP-ribosylglycohydrolase family protein, translated as MTSILERAEGALIGLAIGDALGMPTQQLSRQAVAQRWGAITTFEAPDPAHPLAHGLRAGSVTDDTELALMLARHLVARRGAIDARHLAAELVEWEDGMRARGSHDLLGPSTKAAVEAVASGTPVTESGRFGATNGAAMRIAAVGIANDFDSIPRLVDAVVAASAVTHNTGVALSGAAAVAAAVSAGIEGATFEQAAAVAGDAAREGSSRGHWVAAGDVARRIGVAVALGSTDDIARGERDIYELIGTSLATQESVPAAFGLLALHDGDPWLACLAAASLGGDSDTIGAMAGAIGGALRGVDGFPHQARRTVLEVNSFGATEFRDLAAALLELR; from the coding sequence GTGACCAGCATCCTCGAGCGGGCCGAGGGTGCGCTGATCGGGCTGGCGATCGGTGACGCGCTGGGGATGCCGACCCAGCAGCTGTCGAGACAGGCGGTCGCCCAGCGGTGGGGCGCCATCACGACGTTCGAGGCGCCCGACCCTGCGCATCCGCTCGCCCACGGATTGCGCGCAGGCTCCGTGACCGACGACACCGAGCTCGCCCTCATGCTCGCCCGCCACCTGGTCGCACGTCGCGGCGCGATCGACGCCCGGCATCTCGCCGCCGAACTGGTCGAGTGGGAGGACGGGATGCGGGCCCGCGGATCCCACGACCTGCTCGGACCGTCGACGAAGGCAGCGGTCGAGGCCGTCGCATCGGGCACACCCGTGACGGAGTCCGGGAGGTTCGGCGCGACGAACGGTGCCGCGATGCGGATCGCAGCGGTGGGGATCGCGAACGACTTCGACAGCATCCCGCGACTGGTCGACGCCGTGGTCGCAGCGAGCGCGGTCACCCACAACACAGGGGTGGCCCTCTCGGGCGCGGCGGCCGTCGCGGCTGCCGTCAGCGCGGGTATCGAGGGCGCCACCTTCGAGCAGGCGGCCGCGGTCGCCGGCGACGCCGCGCGGGAAGGCTCGTCGCGTGGCCACTGGGTCGCCGCCGGTGACGTCGCGCGGAGGATCGGCGTCGCCGTGGCTTTGGGCTCCACCGACGACATCGCTCGCGGTGAGCGCGACATCTATGAACTGATCGGCACATCGCTCGCCACCCAGGAGTCGGTGCCCGCGGCATTCGGCCTGCTTGCGCTCCATGACGGCGACCCGTGGCTCGCCTGCCTGGCGGCGGCATCGCTCGGCGGGGATTCGGACACGATCGGCGCGATGGCGGGAGCGATCGGAGGCGCATTGCGCGGGGTCGACGGGTTTCCCCACCAGGCCCGCCGCACCGTTCTCGAGGTCAACAGTTTCGGCGCGACCGAGTTCCGCGACCTTGCCGCCGCGCTGCTCGAACTGCGGTGA
- a CDS encoding cysteine hydrolase family protein — MSETRGPAGPWLVVIDMQRIFGQPESAWFTPRFAEAAAGIERLAPAFGRRIVRTRFVAPETPEDAWVPYYDLWPFALVPTDDPLYDLVPSAGIVGNPVVSATTFGKWGPELDRAIEGSREIVLAGVSTDCCVLSTALAAADAGVHVRVAADACAGLSDLDHQRALDAMALYAPLIEITAVAAVVDAVTGSSA, encoded by the coding sequence ATGAGCGAGACCCGAGGGCCGGCGGGGCCCTGGCTGGTCGTCATCGACATGCAGCGCATCTTCGGCCAGCCGGAGAGCGCATGGTTCACGCCGCGCTTCGCGGAGGCGGCCGCCGGTATCGAGCGGCTCGCCCCTGCTTTCGGGCGCCGCATCGTGCGCACACGCTTCGTGGCGCCGGAGACTCCGGAGGATGCGTGGGTGCCGTACTACGACCTCTGGCCGTTCGCGCTCGTCCCGACGGACGATCCGCTGTACGACCTGGTGCCATCGGCCGGCATCGTGGGCAACCCCGTGGTATCGGCGACGACGTTCGGCAAGTGGGGACCTGAGCTCGACCGTGCGATCGAGGGGAGCCGCGAGATCGTGCTGGCCGGTGTGTCGACGGATTGCTGCGTCCTGTCCACCGCCCTGGCGGCAGCGGACGCCGGTGTGCACGTGCGGGTGGCGGCCGACGCGTGCGCGGGCCTCTCCGATCTCGACCACCAGCGGGCGCTGGATGCGATGGCCCTCTACGCTCCGCTGATCGAGATCACGGCCGTGGCTGCGGTCGTGGATGCTGTGACCGGGTCTTCCGCGTGA
- a CDS encoding purine-cytosine permease family protein — protein sequence MTALDEDRPDVVGGAAQSFGVELNGLNTIHESERKGRPRDLFWPWFGANVSVFGLSYGSFLLGFGISFWQATIVGVVGIVISFLLCGFIALAGKRGSAPTMVLSRAVFGVNGNRLVSVLSWLLTVGWETVLTALAVLATATVFTQLGWEGGVATKVVALIVVAALIIAGGVIGFNLIMRMQRVITIVTGVLTVVYIILVLGHIDLGAVAALPAGTAPHVIGGFVFMLTGFGLGWVNAAADYSRYLPRSAKSSGVVGWTTFGSSLAPVILLIFGILLAGSSEKLSTAIGMDPIGALASILPIWFLVPFVIVAVLGLVGGAVLDIYSSGLAMLSAGVRVPRFVAAGIDGILMTLGAIYVVFVASDFIGPFQGFLITLGVPIAAWCGAFIADISLRKRDYAEKELYDSRGRYGSVRWLSISLILIGTVLGWGLVTNTYASWLGWQGYLLGPLGLGGKEGDWAFANLGVLVALVVGYLGVIIFGRRTIRRQEELPTNTDPGSIAAADSAQATAADGA from the coding sequence ATGACCGCACTGGACGAGGATCGCCCCGACGTGGTCGGCGGCGCAGCCCAGAGCTTCGGCGTCGAGCTGAACGGGCTGAACACGATCCACGAGAGCGAGCGCAAGGGGCGCCCCCGCGATCTGTTCTGGCCGTGGTTCGGCGCGAACGTCTCGGTTTTCGGCCTCAGCTACGGCTCGTTCCTGCTCGGGTTCGGGATCTCGTTCTGGCAGGCGACGATCGTCGGCGTCGTCGGCATCGTCATCTCGTTCCTGCTCTGCGGGTTCATCGCCCTTGCTGGCAAGCGGGGATCCGCGCCGACGATGGTACTGAGCCGCGCGGTGTTCGGCGTCAACGGAAACCGCCTGGTCTCCGTGCTCTCCTGGCTCCTCACGGTCGGCTGGGAGACGGTGCTGACGGCGCTCGCCGTGCTGGCGACCGCGACGGTCTTCACCCAGCTGGGCTGGGAGGGGGGAGTGGCGACCAAGGTCGTCGCGCTCATCGTCGTCGCGGCCCTGATCATCGCGGGAGGCGTGATCGGCTTCAACCTGATCATGCGCATGCAGAGGGTGATCACGATCGTCACAGGCGTCCTGACCGTGGTCTACATCATCCTGGTCCTCGGGCACATCGACCTCGGCGCGGTCGCAGCGCTTCCCGCAGGCACGGCGCCTCACGTCATCGGCGGCTTCGTGTTCATGCTGACCGGTTTCGGACTCGGCTGGGTGAATGCGGCCGCCGACTATTCCCGCTACCTCCCACGCAGCGCCAAGAGCTCCGGGGTCGTCGGGTGGACCACCTTCGGATCGTCGCTGGCCCCGGTCATCCTCCTCATCTTCGGAATCCTGCTCGCCGGATCGTCGGAGAAGCTGAGCACCGCGATCGGCATGGACCCGATCGGCGCGCTGGCGTCCATCCTCCCGATCTGGTTCCTGGTCCCCTTCGTCATCGTCGCAGTGCTGGGCCTGGTCGGCGGCGCCGTGCTCGACATCTACTCGTCGGGGCTCGCCATGCTCAGCGCGGGTGTCCGGGTGCCGCGGTTCGTGGCGGCGGGGATCGACGGGATCCTGATGACCCTGGGCGCGATCTACGTCGTGTTCGTCGCGAGCGACTTCATCGGCCCGTTCCAGGGCTTCCTCATCACCCTCGGCGTTCCGATCGCGGCCTGGTGCGGTGCATTCATCGCCGACATCAGCCTGCGCAAGCGCGACTACGCCGAGAAGGAGTTGTACGACAGCCGGGGACGATACGGGAGCGTCCGGTGGCTGTCCATCTCGCTCATCCTCATCGGAACGGTCCTCGGCTGGGGCCTCGTCACCAACACGTACGCGAGCTGGCTGGGCTGGCAGGGTTACCTGCTCGGGCCGCTCGGGCTGGGCGGCAAAGAGGGCGACTGGGCGTTCGCCAATCTCGGCGTCCTGGTCGCGCTGGTGGTCGGCTACCTGGGCGTGATCATCTTCGGCCGCCGCACCATCCGCCGCCAGGAGGAGCTTCCGACGAACACCGATCCCGGCTCGATCGCAGCGGCCGACAGCGCTCAGGCGACGGCGGCCGACGGCGCATGA
- the purU gene encoding formyltetrahydrofolate deformylase, with amino-acid sequence MSSATSFTLPNHWVLTLICADRPGIVHAISGAIVAARGNITESQQFASLDTGRFFMRLQVESDATREEFERALDPVIDSYGMVARLDNVGRPLRTLVLVSTAAHCLNDLLFRQRAGQLPVEIPLVLSNHGTLRDLAGFYGTPFESLPVTDAAGRDEFEARVLEAVEEHDIELVVLARYMQILSPGLCEKLAGRAINIHHSFLPGFKGANPYRQAHARGVKLIGATAHFVTSDLDEGPIIEQNVVRVDHSRSVAELVAIGQDEESRTLTQAVKWFAEARVLLDGARTIIFR; translated from the coding sequence GTGAGTTCTGCGACCTCCTTCACGCTGCCCAACCACTGGGTGCTGACGCTGATCTGCGCCGATCGCCCCGGCATCGTGCACGCGATCAGCGGCGCGATCGTCGCCGCGAGGGGCAACATCACCGAGAGCCAGCAGTTCGCGAGCCTCGACACCGGCCGGTTCTTCATGCGCCTGCAGGTGGAGTCCGATGCGACGCGGGAGGAGTTCGAGCGCGCACTCGACCCGGTCATCGACAGTTATGGGATGGTCGCCCGCCTCGACAACGTGGGGCGCCCCCTGCGCACCCTGGTCCTGGTCTCGACCGCCGCACACTGCCTCAACGACCTGCTCTTCCGCCAGCGCGCCGGCCAGCTGCCCGTCGAGATCCCGCTCGTGCTCTCGAACCACGGCACTCTGCGCGACCTGGCCGGGTTCTACGGCACCCCGTTCGAGTCCCTTCCGGTGACGGATGCTGCGGGCCGGGACGAATTCGAGGCACGCGTCCTCGAAGCGGTCGAGGAGCACGACATCGAACTCGTCGTCCTCGCGCGGTATATGCAGATCCTCTCGCCGGGTCTCTGCGAGAAGCTCGCCGGCCGGGCCATCAACATCCATCACTCGTTCCTCCCCGGTTTCAAGGGTGCGAACCCATACCGGCAGGCGCACGCCCGCGGCGTGAAACTGATCGGCGCGACGGCGCACTTCGTGACGAGCGACCTCGACGAAGGTCCGATCATCGAACAGAACGTCGTGCGTGTCGACCATTCCCGGAGCGTCGCCGAGCTCGTCGCGATCGGGCAGGACGAGGAGAGCCGCACCCTCACTCAGGCCGTCAAATGGTTCGCAGAGGCTCGGGTTCTCCTCGATGGAGCGCGCACGATCATCTTCCGCTGA
- a CDS encoding YrdB family protein has protein sequence MTDVRPEVKIGPNDVLRFLLELFAVFSLAFWGFVAWPFPWNLVVGILAPAIAIVLWALFRSPKAVFAIDPFGRAVVEIVVMASAALAWLGLGQPIVAGVFAVVATVSGVINGRKEFT, from the coding sequence GTGACTGATGTGCGCCCTGAAGTGAAGATCGGCCCCAACGACGTCCTGAGGTTCCTCCTCGAACTGTTCGCCGTGTTCTCGCTCGCGTTCTGGGGCTTCGTCGCGTGGCCCTTCCCCTGGAACCTCGTCGTGGGCATTCTGGCGCCGGCGATCGCGATCGTGTTGTGGGCGTTGTTCCGTTCTCCGAAGGCCGTCTTCGCGATCGACCCGTTCGGGCGCGCGGTCGTCGAGATCGTCGTCATGGCGAGCGCAGCCCTCGCGTGGCTGGGGCTCGGCCAGCCGATCGTGGCCGGTGTCTTCGCCGTCGTCGCGACGGTCAGTGGCGTCATCAACGGTCGTAAGGAGTTCACATGA
- the nagA gene encoding N-acetylglucosamine-6-phosphate deacetylase — MSPSDARPQLIHSARKLDTDGLVDDFWMLTEGDSIALTGKGTGWRPYVDGVEVVDAGGHWLTPGFIDLHCHGGGGHPFDDGPEEMLEGLATHRAHGTTRSLVSHVANPLAQLRESLSIVADLAAVDPLVLGSHLEGPFLAVERRGAHDAAFLRDPGPEMLEELVGAARGTLRQFTIAPELPNALESIGVLLEAGVVVSIGHTAADYDQAKRAFDIGARILTHTFNAMNGIHHRDPGPIIAAFEDDSITLELILDGLHVHPRVADLVFTAAPGRVALITDAMAAAGAADGNYRLGSLNVTVNHGLAVLSGTSTIAGSTLTLDVALRNAVTLVGLDPRIAVEALTLTPARALGVEHRFGRLHAGYAADAVLLDHDWTVRRVWAAGLPL, encoded by the coding sequence ATGAGCCCATCGGATGCACGGCCGCAACTGATCCACAGCGCCCGCAAGCTCGACACCGACGGTCTCGTCGACGACTTCTGGATGCTCACCGAGGGCGACAGCATCGCCCTCACCGGCAAAGGAACCGGCTGGCGCCCGTACGTGGACGGGGTGGAGGTCGTCGACGCGGGCGGCCACTGGCTGACCCCCGGGTTCATCGACCTGCATTGCCACGGCGGTGGAGGGCACCCCTTCGACGACGGCCCCGAGGAGATGCTCGAAGGCCTCGCAACCCATCGCGCGCACGGCACCACCCGGTCACTGGTCAGTCATGTCGCCAACCCGCTCGCCCAGCTTCGCGAGAGCCTGTCGATCGTCGCAGACCTCGCCGCGGTGGACCCTCTTGTGCTCGGCTCGCACCTGGAGGGACCGTTCCTCGCCGTAGAGCGCCGCGGCGCCCATGACGCGGCGTTCCTCCGCGATCCCGGCCCCGAGATGCTCGAAGAGCTTGTCGGTGCTGCGCGCGGGACGCTCCGCCAGTTCACGATCGCACCCGAGCTTCCCAACGCCCTCGAATCGATCGGCGTCCTGCTCGAAGCCGGCGTTGTGGTCTCGATCGGTCACACCGCGGCCGATTACGACCAGGCCAAGCGCGCGTTCGATATCGGGGCGCGCATCCTGACCCACACTTTCAATGCCATGAACGGCATCCACCACCGCGACCCTGGTCCGATCATCGCTGCATTCGAAGACGACAGCATCACGCTCGAGCTCATCCTCGACGGGCTCCACGTGCATCCGCGGGTCGCCGACCTCGTGTTCACGGCCGCTCCGGGCCGGGTCGCCCTCATCACGGATGCGATGGCGGCCGCCGGCGCCGCAGACGGGAACTACCGCCTCGGCTCGCTCAACGTGACCGTCAACCACGGGCTCGCGGTGCTGTCGGGCACGTCGACCATCGCCGGTTCGACGCTCACGCTCGACGTCGCCCTGCGCAACGCCGTCACCCTCGTCGGACTCGACCCGCGCATCGCCGTCGAAGCGCTCACGCTCACGCCGGCACGTGCCCTCGGGGTCGAACACCGGTTCGGGCGCCTGCACGCCGGCTATGCCGCCGACGCCGTGCTCCTCGACCACGACTGGACCGTCCGCCGCGTCTGGGCCGCCGGCCTCCCCCTCTGA
- a CDS encoding glucosamine-6-phosphate deaminase: MAEVVVVEDQDAAGDLAAQSIVKLIRSTPDAVLGLATGSTPLALYRALAAKVASEAVDVSQVRGFALDEYVGLPAGHPESYRSVITREVVEPLGLDPSRIHVPNGALDGIEHAGTDYESAIVAAGGVDVQILGIGTDGHLGFNEPGSSFASLTRVKTLTEQTRRDNARFFSSEADVPVHCITQGLGTILRARHLILLAFGAGKADAVAGAVEGPVSTSNPGSAIQLHPHATVLVDAPAASGLRNLDYYRYAWLNKPAWQHL, from the coding sequence GTGGCTGAAGTCGTCGTCGTCGAAGACCAGGATGCGGCTGGCGACCTCGCCGCGCAGTCCATCGTGAAGCTCATCCGGTCGACTCCTGACGCCGTCCTCGGACTCGCGACCGGGTCGACCCCGCTCGCCCTGTACCGCGCGCTCGCCGCGAAGGTCGCTTCGGAAGCTGTCGACGTCTCGCAGGTCCGCGGGTTCGCACTCGACGAGTACGTCGGACTTCCGGCAGGGCATCCCGAGAGCTACCGTTCGGTGATCACCCGCGAGGTCGTCGAGCCGCTCGGTCTCGACCCGTCGCGCATCCACGTCCCGAATGGGGCGCTCGACGGGATCGAGCACGCCGGCACGGACTACGAGAGCGCGATCGTGGCCGCCGGCGGTGTGGATGTGCAGATCCTCGGAATCGGCACCGACGGCCACCTCGGTTTCAACGAGCCGGGGTCGTCGTTCGCGTCGCTGACCCGCGTGAAGACGCTGACCGAGCAGACGCGGCGCGACAACGCACGGTTCTTCTCGTCCGAAGCGGATGTGCCGGTGCACTGCATCACGCAGGGCCTCGGGACGATCCTGCGGGCGCGCCACCTCATCCTGCTCGCCTTCGGCGCGGGCAAGGCGGATGCGGTGGCCGGCGCCGTCGAAGGCCCCGTCTCCACCAGCAACCCGGGCTCGGCCATCCAGCTGCACCCGCACGCCACCGTACTGGTCGACGCACCCGCGGCGAGTGGTCTGCGCAACCTCGACTACTACCGCTACGCCTGGCTGAACAAACCCGCCTGGCAGCACCTCTGA